The sequence ACGGCAAAGTAATAATTGTCTTTCGAGTAAGGCAGCGTCATGCCGAGTTTGGTGGTGAAGAATTTCTTCTGCCAGAATGGCCAGTAGGTTTCGCGCATGAGCACAAAGTAGCCCTTTACCTTGCCCGATTGAGGTGCCTGCCAGTAGAGCACCGTCGAGTTGGTCAGATTGCGAACGTCAACAGTCACTTTTTGCGGTACCGTTGGCGATTTTGCCAGGTTGGCTAAAGTAGCCAGATTAACAGACGTGTTTTTGCGAAGGTATTCGAAGTCCATGAATTTGGGATAGTCGCCGTATTCAATGGCGGCTGGCGTTCCGGCGTTTTCAGTTCGTAGATCCTGATGCTGATGCTCGTAGTTTTCGTTCATCTCGGTCAATCGAACGGCAGCAATACCGCGTTGTACGTAGGGCGTATGATCGCCCCCGCGCAGATAGCGGTCGTTGCGGTAGACCATCACAACCTCCAGATTTTCGACGTAGCGTTCGCCAATTTCTTTCAGGTAACGCGCAAGTGTACGGGCTTTTCCGTCGTTTTCATTGCCAAACTGACGGATTTGCCCAATGCGTCCGGTCGTATCTTTCAGCAAAACACCGGGTAAGCCTTCGCTGAAAACCCGGAGCCGCGTGTTATCGATGATGCGGGTGTCGCTGCTGTTGTTGCTCCCCATAATGTCGTTGTTGAGCACCGCTTCAACATTCCATTTTTCTTTAATGGCTCGCTCTGAAAGATGTTCGGCACCTAATAAGCCCTGTTCTTCGCCCGTTAGCGTGACGAAAATGATCGTAGCCGGAA comes from Spirosoma aureum and encodes:
- a CDS encoding M28 family metallopeptidase, which encodes MQTKSLLPLLLVFVLVSPLLKAQTILNRDAQIADLVSQVSADSLRAHINGLVSFGTRHTLSVPANATDQPAKKGLGAARQWILGKFNQYAKQSGGRLTATLDTWTLQPDGRRVDKPANMGNVMATLKGTDPTDDRIFIVQGHMDSRVTNVMNRESDAPGANDDGSGTAAVIELCRVMSKSSFPATIIFVTLTGEEQGLLGAEHLSERAIKEKWNVEAVLNNDIMGSNNSSDTRIIDNTRLRVFSEGLPGVLLKDTTGRIGQIRQFGNENDGKARTLARYLKEIGERYVENLEVVMVYRNDRYLRGGDHTPYVQRGIAAVRLTEMNENYEHQHQDLRTENAGTPAAIEYGDYPKFMDFEYLRKNTSVNLATLANLAKSPTVPQKVTVDVRNLTNSTVLYWQAPQSGKVKGYFVLMRETYWPFWQKKFFTTKLGMTLPYSKDNYYFAVQAVSEDGNESLPVLPVPNLR